The following are encoded together in the Bubalus bubalis isolate 160015118507 breed Murrah chromosome 14, NDDB_SH_1, whole genome shotgun sequence genome:
- the LOC123329151 gene encoding elafin yields the protein MDRPTLGTRPSWSCIKLGLASALSYMPPDNMKTTSFLVQVVVLLVLGTLVAQAAVITGSPKGQGNVVLNGKGPVNVQSPDKEQDPVKAQDPVNGQDLVVAQDRARLPFKRGSCPRVRFQCLLMNPPNRCLRDAQCPGAKKCCEGFCGKTCMNPGEVESVLVHL from the exons ATGGACAG ACCCACCCTTGGCACCAGGCCAAGCTGGAGCTGCATAAAACTAGGCTTGGCTTCAGCTCTCAGCTATATGCCTCCTGACAACATGAAGACTACAAGCTTCTTGGTCCAGGTGGTGGTCCTTCTCGTCCTTGGGACTCTGGTGGCACAGGCAGCTGTCATAACAG GTAGTCCAAAAGGTCAAGGAAATGTTGTATTGAACGGAAAGGGTCCAGTCAATGTTCAATCTCCTGACAAAGAACAAGATCCAGTGAAAGCTCAAGACCCAGTCAATGGACAAGATCTAGTTGTAGCACAAGACCGAGCCAGACTTCCATTCAAGCGTGGCTCCTGCCCCAGGGTTCGGTTCCAGTGCTTACTGATGAACCCCCCTAACCGGTGTCTGAGAGATGCTCAGTGCCCAGGGGCCAAGAAGTGCTGTGAAGGCTTTTGTGGGAAGACCTGTATGAACCCCGGTGAG